In the Herpetosiphon gulosus genome, TCATCAAAGCCCACAACCCGCAAATCACGCAATTTATCGATCATCTGGGTATAGAAGCCATAGCCACAGCCACAATCCAGCACCGTGTCACCATCTTGCAGATCAAGATATTGCATCAAACGGCGGGCGCGGCGGCTATAGGCAGGGTCGGCCTCGTTGCGCAACATCGTATCCATCAGGGCTGCATCGCGTGGGGCTAGCGGGGCATAGGGTTGTTCGGTCATGTTCATCGCTCTTCCTTATACAACCGAGGCAGAAACGGGCTGACCACACATTTCGGCCATCGTCCGCTCGTAGCTATCGAGAATGGTTTTGACTGAAAAGACTTGTTCAACTTTGGCGGGCTGCACTTTATAGGTTTCAGGGTTTTTTAGCACTTCAATAATGCCGTCGGCCAAGGCACGAGGATTTTGAGTTTGAACCAAGCGCCCAAAACCTGTTTCCTGCACGACAACCCGTGCACCTGGAATATCGCTGGTGACCAACGGCGTGCCTGCTAGCAAGGCTTCGATTTGCACCATTGCCAAACAATCGGTGCGGCTGGGCAAGGTAAACAAGTCGCACATTGCATAAAAATTGGCAAGTTTTTGCGAATCGCGTAATAACCCGAGGAACACAATTCGTTCGCGGTTTTGCTCGATCATCGGCAAGCAGGTGGAATAAAAATCTTCATAGACCATTTTGTGCTCGCCAGCAAACACAAAGCGCACCTCAGGAAAGACTTCGGCGATCATTGGCATAGCTTTGAGTAAGAAATCAAAGCCTTTTTCTTCAACGAAGCGCCCAGCAAAACCAACAATCGGCTTATCGCTGATCCCAAGTTCAGCCTTCCAAGCGGCAACTTGGCTTGGATTGGGGGTGGGTAAATCAACAGGTGGGTAAATATAGGTTAATTTTTTGGTAAATTTTTGCAAAAAGCTGGAGTTTGCGGCGTAATCGCGACTATAGGCACTAACGCGCCGCGCCAATTTGCCAGCCAATACCATCTGGCCAATCATGACCTTTTCGATCGCCCGATTGATCAAACCAGTTGGCATGACCAAATCGCCGTGATGGCTCATCAACAAGGGTTTATTTAGTGCGCGACATAAACCTGAGAGCAGTAAGGCCTCAAGTTGCGGCGTATGCACATGCACCACATCGTGGCTACGAATCAATTTAGCGGCAACAAATGGAAAGTTGAGCGCAAGCATGCCACGGCTAATTTGGGCCGCAGGCTTAAGCCGCAAAACATGCACTCCATTCAAGATTTCTTCGGTTGGCAGCGTTGGCTCATGCTGGATTGTTAAAACAGTGACGTGGTGTCCACGAGCTGCGAGTCCTTCAGCCACCCGTTGGGCATGCATCGTCAAGCCCGTCCAGTGCGGCGCGTAGTAGGTCAAGGCAGATAATATTTTCATGGGAAAAGTCCAGCCATACTAGTTAAACGTGGCTCATTATACCTTATTCGTTAGAGCAAAGAACATAGAGCATAGAACATATGGAGTAGGGATCGGGATTTCGATCCACGAAGGACACGAAGCTACACGAAGGAGTATTTATGGCGTTCTTCGTGTTCTTCGTGTCCTTCGTGGTTAAAAGCTCTGCCCTTAACTTTTTCGCAGGCGATTAGCCCACTTTAACAAGCGCATCACTTTGCCATTTTCGAGGCCTTTGATGTGCTGCTCAAGTTGGGCGATATGGTCGTTTTTTTCAGCAACCACCCGATCAAGCTCATCCATGCGGTAACGCATGCTGGTGTGGCCTTGTTGTTTACTTTGAGCTTTAACATTGCGGCGTTTATCGGCAGCATAGTGTGGTTGGCGACAAAACTCGACCAACGGGGCACAAGCTTGCTCCCACGTATAGGCCTGTTGAATTTGGGCAAATTGGGCTTGGCGTTGCTGACGATCGGTTGGTTGTTCGGCGGCATGCACCAACGCCTTGACCCAACCCTGTACATCTTCGATTGCGACAACCTGGCCAAGCTGTTGTTGCTGGACCAAATCGGCCAAACTATCGCCTGCCGAGACGATCATTGGCAAGCTGGCCCAAAGGTAATCGAGCAACCGCGTGCGAAAGGCAAAGCGGGTTTCAGTATGATTATGATGAGCGCTAACCCCAAGATCAGCCTCAAGTAAATAGTTGACCCGTTGATCATAGGCGACCCAGGTTTGATTGAAAAAAACTGTTTTAGCGTATAAACCGAGCTGTTTTGCTAGCTCAACTGCCTCGCCATAACGCTGCATCACCCCCACATCTTGAGCATTAGGATGTTGCCCGCCCATAAATACCAGCTTTAATTGGGGGTGGCTCTGCTGCAATTCTGCCATGGCGCGAATGATCGTCAATGGATCAAGCCATTCCCAAATGCCGCCGCCCCATAACGCAATCACATCGTCTTGATTAATACCTTGAATCACCCCGCGCATGACGGGTTGAGTTGCTTGGGGTGGCTCACTGGGCAAGCCAAATGGCACAATATCGATCAGTTTGCGCAAGGTTGGATCGTTACGATAATGTTCAGGAGTCAAGCGCTTGCTAACGGTCAAGGCTCCTAGCCACAAATCGCGCTGGCGTTCGCTAGCACAGATGAAGAAATCGCCAAGTGCTAGCTGTTCAGTCAGGGCTGCCACACTTGAATCATTTAGCTCGATCGCGCGTTCGAGGCTTAATCCGCGTCGTTCGGCTAGTTCGAGCGCCTCAAAATGAAATGGATCGTAGAGATCGACAACCAAAATGCGCTCAGCATTGACCAATTGAGGATACTTTTGCAAGCTATAGCCTTGGACAATCAGCACTTCAGCATTGAGTGCCAGCTCGCCCAAACTTGTGCCATCGTTGCTAGGAAAGGCAATAGTTTGAACATTAGGAATAGCTAGATCTGCTCGATCCGGCGCTGCTAATACCACGTTGCATGTTTGGCTTAGTTGCTTGGCGATTTGTACGCTACGGATAGCCGGACCAGCCAAAGCCTCGTGCAACGGATCAATGCTGACAATCAACACATTTGTGGTAGGGTTGGGCATAAGTTCTCGCAATTTAAAGCTATCAATCAATTGTTCTTGTTGCATATGCAATTGAATATCAATATCGATCAAGCCAAATGGTTGTTCAAATAAATTAAATAATTCAGCGTCGCTGCGTTGGCGAAGCTTTTGCAGCCGTTGGCGCTCAGCCCACAAGCTATCCCAACCATCTAGTACATCGCCCAAAGCCGCGATATAACTCAACATAATCTTGGGGACTTGCATGGTGCTGGTTTGGTCGCCCTGTTTGCGCAAGCGTAAATCGAATTCTTTGCGATCAAAGCCACCACTGCCATCAAGCAAACTGCGCTGAATAATCAATAATAGCGCGGCTGGCAGAATTCGCCACAATTGCTCATCGGCATAATGTTTGATGATGGTGCGCAGGGCGTTGCGTTCAAGCAAGGTGCGAATTTGATGTCCGCCCATGGTGTTGGCGGTGGCATGTTGGCGATGATAGACGATCGCCGCTGGATTAAAGCGAATTTGATAGCCCAATAACCATGCTCGCCAGCCAAAATCGACATCTTCAAAATAGGCAAAGTAGCTTTCGTCAAAGCCGCCAATTGCCAAAAACGCCGCGCGATCGGCCAGCATTGCTCCGCCACAAGCAAAGAGTTGCGGGCCAGCGTGGCCGGCAACACTGGCCGTTGGCATGCGCGTAAAAGGCTGATTGCCATGGCCAAAAATATTCAGCGCCGCTTGAATAAAATCAATCTGCTGGCCTTCCCAATTGAGCATTTTTGCGCCAACCGCAAGCACCTTTTCGGCTTGATGGGCTTCGATATCGGCAACTAAATGCTCAATCCAATTGGGATCGGCTTTGGCATCGTTATTGATCAAAGCAACATATTGGGCTTGACTGAGCCGCACAGCCTGATTAACTGCTGGAGCAAAACCCAGATTCTCACGATTTTCGATTAAGCGAACCTTGGGGAATTGCTGACGAATGAGATCGCAGGAGCCATCGTGCGAGGCATTATCGACGACGATTATTTCAAGCGCACTGCTTGGGTAGCGCTGAGCAAACAACGAATTTAAACAAGCAACGAGGTGTTTTTTACCATTGAAATTGATCACAATGATCGAAACGCTGGGCCGATCCATGTAAAACCCTTCGGAATTAAAGGCCACAATCAGCCAGCATCGTACCATAAAACGCCAATCTGCATACAATAGCTGCAAGAATATTTTGCGACGGAGTAGTTATGCCACGACCTGTGTTTATCGATTTGTACTTTACTTTGATTGAGCCAGACCCAGCCTACAACTGGGCGACGTTGGCGGCTCCATTGTTGGGCATCGAACAGCATGCCTTTCATGCTGCGGCTGGGCGTTCGTATCAAGCGCGGATGGTTGGCACCTATCGCTTGGCCGAAGAGATTGTTGATCAAACCTTGAGCTATTTGGGCATTACGGTTACGCCTGAAGTCCATGCCACACTTACTAAACAACGCTTGGAGTTTTTCAGCACATTACGCGTCTATCCCGATTCGATTCCAACCTTGCAAGCCTTGCGAGCACGCGGCCACCAAATTGCCTTGGTCACCAACTGCTCAGCCGAAACCATTCCAATGATGGAAAGCTTGGGCTTGCTGAATTTGTTTGATGCAATTGCCTACTCCTGTGATGTGCGTTCGGCCAAACCGGAGCCAGGCATTTATCAATATGCGCTCAATGCCTTGAATGTTGATCCACGTGAGGTTGTGTATGTGGGCGATGGCGATACCCAAGAGCATGCCGGCGCAGCCAAATTTGGCATGACCACTGTGCTGCTCCAGCGGCCTCAAGCCAAAGTGCGGGCTGTCCAAACCGATTATGTGATTGGCTCGCTCACTGAATTATTGGATTTAGCGCCACTTAACCAAGGAGCCTAATGCTAGCAGTTATTATTGCCGACGCGCCGCAGGCCGATATTCGGATGGCTTTGCCCTTGTTGAGCCGCACCGATTTGTTGATTGCTGCTGATGGTGGGGCACGCCATGCCTTGAATCACGGGGTTACGCCGCATGTGATTATTGGCGATTTAGATTCGATTCAGCCTGCAACCTTGGAGATTATGCAAGCCCGCAAGGTTGAGATTCAGCGCTTTCCAGCGGCCAAAAACGAAACCGACCTCGAGTTGGCGTTGTTGCTGGCGGTTGAACGTGGCGCAGATCAGATTCGGATTTTGGCGGCGCTTGGTGGTCGGCCCGATATGCATATGGCCAATCAACTCTTGTTAACTCATCCAGCTTTGATTGGGCGTGACGTGGCGCTGCTTGATGCCAACTGGGAAGTACGTTTGATTCGTGATCAATTACAGCTGCAAGGCAAACTTGGTTTGCGGGTTTCACTTTTGCCCTTGGGTGATGTTGCGGGGGTGCGGACTGAAGGCTTGCGCTACCCATTGCGCGACGAAGATTTGCCGATTGGCCCAGCGCGAGGCGTTAGCAACGAATTTGCAACGACCTCAGCCCAAGTCAGCATTCGCTCAGGGCTGTTGTTGGCAATGATCGAGCGCGAGCTCCAAGCGGGCTATTTGGCTTAAACGAAAACAGGCGGGGCTATTGCGGCCCCGCCTGTTACATTCCGATCTTATTCAGCAGTAATCAGATTCTTGGCGAATTGCAAGCTTGGTGCTGCAAACGTAGTGGTTTGCTCAAACACGATTACATCAGTGGTTTCAGGCACCGTCATGGTTGCGGCATCGGTCACGACTGGCTCGGCGGCGACACTTGGGCTACCGCTCAAATATTGGCGGAACCACAAGATTTGCTCTTGGGCAGCGCGATATTGGTTGGCTGGGTCGCCCAAACCGTGGCCTTCGAGTTCAAACGTCACCAACTTGACGCGGTGCTTTTGAATTTCGATTTGGTCATGGAAATCAACGGCATACTTGACTGGCAAGAAGTCGTATTCGCCATGGAACAATAGGGTTGGAGTGCGCACGCGATCAGCGCGATTCAATGGCGAATCGGCGGCATATTCGGCGGGCTTATCCATTGGTGTGCCACCTTCGAGGTAGGCAATTAATGGCCCCAAGCCAAAGTGAAATTCATTGGCATTGTTGAGCAAGGTACATTGTGGGTTGGCCGCAGCGTAGCGAGTTGGGTGGCGGGTGATACTTTGGGCGCTGAAATAGCCGCCGTATGAACAACCAGTTACCCCAACTTTGCCTTGCGAAGTCCAACCACGTGAGATCGCTTGACCAATAATTTCAGCACCTTCGTCGATGTCGATCTTGCCGAAGTTATCGTTATCAGCCAAGGCATTCAAGAATTCTGGCCCGAAGCCCAAGCGGCCTGGCAGTGGCACATACAACACCGCGATGCCAAAGTTTGGCAACAGGTTGTAAGGATTTTCGGTGTTTGAGGCAAAGAATTGGGTCATGGTAGCGCGTGGGCCACCTTCTTGCCACATCACGATTGGCACATCTTTGGGTGGGAACTCAGCGCCAGCAGGTTGAATTAAGAAGCCATTGCGTTGTGCGCCACTGCTGACGGTAAACGAAACGTTATCAACCCGAATGTTGTTGATCTTTTCAAGCTCGGCGTTAGCCCAAGTCAAGCGACTGAGTGCTTGGCCATCCCAGTTCAAACGATAAATATCGGCTGGTTGCTTGAACGACATGTAACTGAAGATCAATTGGCGGCTCATGTTGGTGGTAATCACCCCAAAATATGTGCCATCCATGCTTGATACTTTGCGGAACTCACCTGAGCCTTGGTTGAAGTAGTACAAGGCTTGATTGGTGCCATTGACCGCATTGAACAAGACTTCATCTGGTGAAAGATAGAAGAACCCTGAGGCTTCAGGGGTTTGCAATTCTGGTGCATACAATTCACGTTGTAACGTGCCATCGATGCTACGGAATTGGAAGCTAGCCATATCTGGGAAGATATAGGTTGGGTTTGGGCGGCCAGCAATTTGAGCTGGGCGTTCCAAGCGCACGATATAGCGTTGGCCGTCGGTGCTCCATTCGATGTCACGCACCACTCGACCATCGCCATCAACGGCTCGCCATGCTTCTGGCTGGAAGTTGCCAGTCGTCAGATCGAAGATATCGAGCACATTTTCGGTGAAGAGTGGGTTATCTTTAGGCGATAAACCACCAAGCGCATCTTGGGTCATCACATCAATCAAGCGCTTT is a window encoding:
- a CDS encoding glycosyltransferase family 4 protein, with product MKILSALTYYAPHWTGLTMHAQRVAEGLAARGHHVTVLTIQHEPTLPTEEILNGVHVLRLKPAAQISRGMLALNFPFVAAKLIRSHDVVHVHTPQLEALLLSGLCRALNKPLLMSHHGDLVMPTGLINRAIEKVMIGQMVLAGKLARRVSAYSRDYAANSSFLQKFTKKLTYIYPPVDLPTPNPSQVAAWKAELGISDKPIVGFAGRFVEEKGFDFLLKAMPMIAEVFPEVRFVFAGEHKMVYEDFYSTCLPMIEQNRERIVFLGLLRDSQKLANFYAMCDLFTLPSRTDCLAMVQIEALLAGTPLVTSDIPGARVVVQETGFGRLVQTQNPRALADGIIEVLKNPETYKVQPAKVEQVFSVKTILDSYERTMAEMCGQPVSASVV
- a CDS encoding glycosyltransferase, whose product is MDRPSVSIIVINFNGKKHLVACLNSLFAQRYPSSALEIIVVDNASHDGSCDLIRQQFPKVRLIENRENLGFAPAVNQAVRLSQAQYVALINNDAKADPNWIEHLVADIEAHQAEKVLAVGAKMLNWEGQQIDFIQAALNIFGHGNQPFTRMPTASVAGHAGPQLFACGGAMLADRAAFLAIGGFDESYFAYFEDVDFGWRAWLLGYQIRFNPAAIVYHRQHATANTMGGHQIRTLLERNALRTIIKHYADEQLWRILPAALLLIIQRSLLDGSGGFDRKEFDLRLRKQGDQTSTMQVPKIMLSYIAALGDVLDGWDSLWAERQRLQKLRQRSDAELFNLFEQPFGLIDIDIQLHMQQEQLIDSFKLRELMPNPTTNVLIVSIDPLHEALAGPAIRSVQIAKQLSQTCNVVLAAPDRADLAIPNVQTIAFPSNDGTSLGELALNAEVLIVQGYSLQKYPQLVNAERILVVDLYDPFHFEALELAERRGLSLERAIELNDSSVAALTEQLALGDFFICASERQRDLWLGALTVSKRLTPEHYRNDPTLRKLIDIVPFGLPSEPPQATQPVMRGVIQGINQDDVIALWGGGIWEWLDPLTIIRAMAELQQSHPQLKLVFMGGQHPNAQDVGVMQRYGEAVELAKQLGLYAKTVFFNQTWVAYDQRVNYLLEADLGVSAHHNHTETRFAFRTRLLDYLWASLPMIVSAGDSLADLVQQQQLGQVVAIEDVQGWVKALVHAAEQPTDRQQRQAQFAQIQQAYTWEQACAPLVEFCRQPHYAADKRRNVKAQSKQQGHTSMRYRMDELDRVVAEKNDHIAQLEQHIKGLENGKVMRLLKWANRLRKS
- a CDS encoding HAD family hydrolase, producing the protein MPRPVFIDLYFTLIEPDPAYNWATLAAPLLGIEQHAFHAAAGRSYQARMVGTYRLAEEIVDQTLSYLGITVTPEVHATLTKQRLEFFSTLRVYPDSIPTLQALRARGHQIALVTNCSAETIPMMESLGLLNLFDAIAYSCDVRSAKPEPGIYQYALNALNVDPREVVYVGDGDTQEHAGAAKFGMTTVLLQRPQAKVRAVQTDYVIGSLTELLDLAPLNQGA
- a CDS encoding thiamine diphosphokinase, which encodes MLAVIIADAPQADIRMALPLLSRTDLLIAADGGARHALNHGVTPHVIIGDLDSIQPATLEIMQARKVEIQRFPAAKNETDLELALLLAVERGADQIRILAALGGRPDMHMANQLLLTHPALIGRDVALLDANWEVRLIRDQLQLQGKLGLRVSLLPLGDVAGVRTEGLRYPLRDEDLPIGPARGVSNEFATTSAQVSIRSGLLLAMIERELQAGYLA
- a CDS encoding prolyl oligopeptidase family serine peptidase, translated to MRRRISLLLALLAILFTTMPASAEIVNVPYFEEPELLLGEDELLKLAQLQDNTYPRVGTTISPDDTTVVIGNYRYSDTGSAFLNVVDGSIVPIQPLQLPEDSDFFPLAATEMVWLDNDNIGQVLYDLFMGGMVLSINRYSGQISLYPVDLPFLPLSIAPNGSRLLVVTFDQLDLEAMRQSPDSVKLPFNIEAPKTTMERVQPKDRIAYYSHTDSRRHMSEETLDLAIFDLTTGELTPLYSVPDHTLLYDYAWSKDGTKFALIRDTVILGEGFGEKRLIDVMTQDALGGLSPKDNPLFTENVLDIFDLTTGNFQPEAWRAVDGDGRVVRDIEWSTDGQRYIVRLERPAQIAGRPNPTYIFPDMASFQFRSIDGTLQRELYAPELQTPEASGFFYLSPDEVLFNAVNGTNQALYYFNQGSGEFRKVSSMDGTYFGVITTNMSRQLIFSYMSFKQPADIYRLNWDGQALSRLTWANAELEKINNIRVDNVSFTVSSGAQRNGFLIQPAGAEFPPKDVPIVMWQEGGPRATMTQFFASNTENPYNLLPNFGIAVLYVPLPGRLGFGPEFLNALADNDNFGKIDIDEGAEIIGQAISRGWTSQGKVGVTGCSYGGYFSAQSITRHPTRYAAANPQCTLLNNANEFHFGLGPLIAYLEGGTPMDKPAEYAADSPLNRADRVRTPTLLFHGEYDFLPVKYAVDFHDQIEIQKHRVKLVTFELEGHGLGDPANQYRAAQEQILWFRQYLSGSPSVAAEPVVTDAATMTVPETTDVIVFEQTTTFAAPSLQFAKNLITAE